A window of the Aspergillus flavus chromosome 6, complete sequence genome harbors these coding sequences:
- a CDS encoding eukaryotic translation initiation factor eIF-1 (translation initiation factor SUI1, putative), which translates to MSIENLKTFDPFAEADEDTGETKQSQNYIHIRIQQRNGRKTLTTVQGLPKKFDQKKILKVIKKKFACNGTIVADSEMGEVIQLQGDQRKDVQEFLTDKKEGLELDAKTIKVHGF; encoded by the exons ATGTCCATCGAAAACCTCAAGACCTTCG ACCCCTTCGCCGAAGCTGACGAAGACACCGGCGAGACCAAGCAGTCTCAAAATTATATCCATATACGGATTCAGC AGCGCAATGGTCGAAAAACCTTGACTACCGTTCAGGGTCTTCCTAAGAAGTTtgatcagaagaagatcttAAAGGTgatcaagaagaagttcG CCTGCAATGGCACCATCGTCGCCGATAGTGAGATGGGCGAGGTGATTCAGCTGCAAGGTGATCAGCGTAAAGATGTTCAGGAGTTCTTGACCGACAAGAAGGAGGGTCTCGAGCTGGATGCCAAGACCATCAAGGTCCACGGTTTCTAA
- a CDS encoding N-glycosylation protein-domain-containing protein, which yields MIKTAKEIPTDHSRDINSAHRFSVRLTPVASSLCSLTSFSILLRNGRICRIIRLAPPRDAPPPFSPHARHPPEAAHLSTLDPDLHSQFLASISKFPADAFKKDVASPAPAAAIVPPSPDPSTPQTPNSNDSGHATVPSALHPRVAVILGVDRKWYLPLLICRALSTVPAAWWGLRCAFTFLAELLHIQAGMGHEGWTAAIVDGINQEWDVERRFRVTEVALAIMWCCASAYLSYFFADCMMSRWLLNYTPPAVVIRLLTTNGLIAYISSWVLYLSGASSDPRLLLPAWISITTTLTFLYHATQNHAMIKRETAAALLVVSIASFVSMSSLLLQLHLTRENEPEVPVFVITRKLWDWAVAIFLRMRVADRAGAREL from the exons ATGATCAAGACCGCAAAAGAAATCCCGACAGATCACTCACGTGATATCAACTCCGCCCACCGTTTCTCAGTCC GATTGACTCCTGTCGCATCCAGTCTTTGCTCTCTCACTAGTTTCTCAATCCTTTTGCGCAACGGCCGCATATGCCGTATCATAAGGCTGGCTCCTCCTCGTGATGCTCCCCCGCCCTTCTCTCCCCACGCCCGACATCCCCCTGAAGCTGCTCATTTGAGTACTCTCGATCCGGACTTGCACTCGCAATTTTTGGCCTCAATCTCCAAATTCCCGGCGGACGCCTTCAAAAAAGACGTGGCTTCCCCAGCCCCCGCTGCTGCTATCGTCCCGCCGTCCCCCGACCCCTCTACGCCCCAGACCCCCAACAGCAATGATTCCGGTCACGCAACGGTTCCCTCCGCCCTGCATCCGCGAGTGGCTGTCATCTTGGGGGTAGACCGGAAATGGTACCTTCCTCTCCTGATTTGTCGGGCACTGAGCACAGTGCCGGCAGCATGGTGGGGGCTCCGGTGTGCCTTCACCTTCCTGGCGGAATTGCTCCACATCCAGGCGGGAATGGGGCATGAGGGGTGGACGGCGGCGATTGTCGATGGTATCAATCAAGAGTGGGATGTTGAAAGAAGATTCCGGGTGACGGAGGTGGCTCTGGCGATTATGTGG TGCTGTGCATCTGCTTACCTTTCGTATTTCTTTGCTGATTGTATGATGTCTCGATG GCTTTTGAATTATACCCCGCCGGCTGTTGTTATTCGTCTCCTTACCACCAACGGATTGATTGCTTATATCTCTTCATGGGTACTCTATCTTTCGGGTGCATCTTCAGATCCACGCCTCCTCCTTCCGGCCTGGATATCCATCACAACT ACACTCACGTTCCTTTACCATGCCACTCAAAACCACGCCATGATCAAGCGCGAAACGGCGGCTGCTCTGCTAGTTGTTTCCATTGCGAGTTTCGTGAGCATGTCCTCACTTCTGCTTCAGTTACATCTGACTCGAGAAAACGAACCGGAGGTACCCGTCTTTGTTATTACGCGGAAATTATGGGACTGGGCTGTTGCGATATTTCTTCGCATGCGGGTGGCGGATCGAGCTGGGGCGCGTGAATTGTGA
- a CDS encoding putative Rho GTPase activator (Rho GTPase activator): MADVSLHDGPAPSAPSPRDADAPPASADSAGHSATPAISDELKARMDKVVYSDIGITTLLTRLKQSVASARDFSTFLKKRSSLEEEHAQGLRKLSRSLLDASVRTDNRQGTYGQSHNDLSRFHDRMADHGLQFAVSLQQMADSLHELAANIERGRKQWKQTGLSAEKRVMEAEAAAEKAKAKYESLAEQYDRVKTGDKQSGKFGLKGPKSAAQHEEELLRKVQNADSDYASKVQAAQAARQELVSTHRPQAVHNIQQLISECDSGLTLQMQKFATFNEKLLLGQGLSISPLKDSAGNAAIAPKSLYEVIQQIDNEKDYRDYVLSHQNNPGAVTSEQIKYERHPTLGGTTGPVVPASQTSTQNKRNSSMLLQSFSQQHLPAQSSQQSPAPAPAPTAAPAPSTQQSSYPHNPDSYSSSTFQPPYPVSDSPAVPEKQPLNPPSMAAAPSPLPPAGGTTGNFQQHLPPLKPVFGVSLEDLYLRDGTAVPMIVYQCFQAIELFGLDMEGIYRLSGSANHINQMKQIFDNDSSQVDFTNPENFYHDVNSVAGLLKQFFRDLPDPLFTSQSYTDFINAARIDDDVQRRDSLHALVNNLPDAHYATLRALVLHLNKVQEHYTQNRMNAGNIAICFGPTLMGASSGGNVADAGWQVRVIETVILNTFQIFDDD, from the exons atGGCAGACGTCAGTCTCCACGATGGCCCTGCGCCATCTGCGCCATCCCCGCGAGATGCCGATGCGCCACCAGCAAGTGCTGATTCCGCCGGCCACTCTGCGACGCCGGCGATTTCGGACGAGCTCAAGGCTCGTATGGACAAAGTCGTTTATTCAGAT ATCGGTATTACCACCCTCCTGACCCGGTTGAAACAAAGCGTCGCCTCGGCTAGG GATTTCTCAACATTCCTTAAGAAGCGATCTTCTCTAGAAGAGGAGCATGCTCAAGGCTTGCGAAAATTGTCCCGCTCTCTCCTCGATGCCTCCGTCCGCACCGATAACCGTCAAGGCACCTATGGCCAGAGCCATAATGACTTGAGTCGATTCCATGACCGCATGGCGGATCATGGACTACAGTTCGCGGTGTCCCTGCAACAGATGGCTGATAGTCTTCACGAATTGGCGGCTAACATCGAGCGAGGTCGCAAACAGTGGAAACAAACCGGCCTGAGTGCGGAAAAGAGAGTGATGGAGGCGGAGGCAGCAGCGGAGAAAGCGAAAGCTAAGTACGAATCGCTTGCGGAGCAATACGATCGGGTGAAGACAGGGGATAAGCAAAGTGGAAAGTTTGGCCTGAAGGGTCCAAAGTCGGCCGCTCAGCATGAGGAAGAGCTGTTGCGCAAAGTTCAAAATGCAGACTCGGATTATGCGTCCAAGGTACAAGCTGCCCAAGCGGCGCGTCAGGAGTTGGTCTCCACCCACCGACCTCAAGCTGTGCATAACATCCAGCAATTAATTTCAGAATGCGACTCTGGCCTCACATTGCAGATGCAGAAGTTTG CAACATTTAATGAGAAGCTCTTGCTGGGCCAGGGATTGTCTATCAGCCCTCTGAAAGATAGTGCGGGGAATGCTGCTATCGCACCAAAGAGTCTCTATGAAGTTATCCAACAGATTGATAATGAGAAAGACTACCGCGATTACGTGCTGAGCCATCAGAATAATCCTGGTGCGGTAACTTCGGAACAGATCAAGTATGAACGCCATCCG ACGCTTGGAGGTACTACTGGGCCTGTTGTCCCAGCCTCTCAAACAAGTACACAAAACAAACGCAATTCGTCAATGTTGCTTCAGTCATTTTCCCAGCAACATCTTCCGGCTCAGTCTTCTCAACAATCCCCCGCACCTGCACCTGCACCAACTGCAGCTCCCGCTCCAAGCACCCAGCAGTCATCTTACCCGCACAATCCAGACTCATACTCATCCTCAACATTCCAGCCGCCTTATCCAGTGAGCGACAGCCCAGCTGTCCCGGAAAAGCAACCCTTGAATCCGCCATCCATGGCAGCGGCACCGAGCCCGTTACCACCAGCTGGAGGAACTACAGGAAACTTCCAGCAGCACCTTCCCCCATTGAAACCTGTCTTCGGAGTTTCCTTGGAGGATTTGTATTTGAGAGATGGAACTGCTGTTCCTATGATTGTCTACCAATGCTTCCAAGCCATTGAACTTTTTGGCTTGGATATGGAGGGCATTTACCGACTTTCTGGAAGTGCGAATCATATCAACCAGATGAAACAAATTTTCGACAATG ATTCGTCGCAGGTGGACTTCACAAATCCGGAAAACTTCTATCATGACGTGAACAGTGTTGCTGGATTACTCAAGCAGTTCTTTAGAGATTTGCCTGACCCTCTGTTCACGTCGCAGTCTTATACCGACTTCATCAATGCAGCCC GCATTGACGATGATGTTCAGCGTCGAGACTCGCTTCATGCGCTTGTAAATAATCTCCCAGATGCGCACTACGCCACGTTGAGAGCCTTGGTTCTG CATCTCAATAAGGTGCAAGAACATTACACCCAAAACCGTATGAACGCAGGAAACATTGCCATCTGTTTCGG GCCTACTCTTATGGGCGCCAGTTCCGGCGGCAACGTCGCCGACGCTGGTTGGCAAGTCCGTGTTATAGAGACGGTTATTTTGAACACTTTCCAGATCTTCGACGATGATTAA
- a CDS encoding antibiotic biosynthesis monooxygenase (conserved hypothetical protein), with product MASEEVNVVAIMYPKSGKHDELSRHISELTRQVHATEPDTLIYYAFSIKDGNEIMVVERYRDQDALHMHLLSPHFQEFGSKAAGLMERPYDVKVGHGILPSSVGVTRVQS from the exons ATGGCTTCTGAAGAGGTGAATGTGGTGGCCATCATGTACCCTAAGTCCGGCAAACATGACGAA CTCTCACGTCATATCTCAGAACTCACCCGCCAAGTACATGCCACCGAACCCGATACGTTAATTTACTATGCCTTCTCGATAAAAGATGGAAATGAGATAATGGTCGTGGAGAG GTATAGAGATCAGGATGCGCTCCACATGCATCTGCTCAGTCCACATTTTCAGGAGTTCGGTAGCAAAGCGGCTGGGCTGATGGAGCGGCCGTACGATGTAAAGGTTGGGCATGggattcttccttcctcgGTTGGCGTTACTCGTGTTCAATCATAA
- a CDS encoding cell division control protein 42, translating into MATGPATQSLKCVVTGDGAVGKTCLLISYTTNAFPGEYIPTVFDNYTASVMVDGRPISLGLWDTAGQEDYDRLRPLSYPQTDVFLICFSIVSPPSFDNVKAKWFPEIEHHAPNVPIILVGTKLDLRDDPATTDALRQRKMEPVSYEQALAVAKEIRAHKYLECSALTQRNLKSVFDEAIRAVLNPRPAAKPKKSKCLIL; encoded by the exons ATGGCGACCGGTCCCGCTACCCAATCTTTGAAG TGTGTAGTCACAGGTGACGGTGCTGTTGGAAAA ACATGTCTCCTGATCTCCTACACAACCAACGCTTTCCCTGGGGAGTATATACCGACCGT ATTTGACAACTACACGGCTAGTGTGATGGTAGATGGCCGACCGATTAGTCTAGGACTCTGGGATACTGCTGGACAGGAAGATTATGACCGACTTCGCCCGTTGTCCTATCCGCAAACCGATGTCTTTCTCATCTGCTTCTCCATCGTCAGCCCTCCGTCGTTCGATAACGTCAAAGCTAAG TGGTTCCCGGAGATTGAACACCACGCCCCCAATGTCCCCATTATCCTGGTCGGGACGAAGCTCGATTTGAGAGACGATCCAGCGACGACAGACGCCCTTCGGCAACGCAAGATGGAACCTGTTTCCTACGAACAAGCCCTTGCCGTGGCTAAGGAAATCCGTGCACACAAGTATCTCGAATGTTCGGCTCTGACACAGCGTAATCTGAAGAGCGTCTTCGACGAAGCTATCCG TGCTGTTCTCAATCCACGACCCGCCgcgaagccgaagaagagcaaaTGTCTGATTCTGTAG
- a CDS encoding WD40-repeat-containing domain protein: MGYMNQPKFMELYAYALESDFQIPDGESAAWAPGHPFHWGQELDKIILGGVGSSLSLSPDDQFLAVGVGQNIHVYSTFTREYVETLTGHLDEVSRVFFASRMIGCGLYTLVSSAEGSIVIWELDRDGKNVSAEKENKKMVYVTQNNTAQNEMRDAETLPCVNIRNIEAKENRYRLLGHTDTIMWVATSPNSTLVASISWDGTARIWDADDGDCLQVLGPFGGQMCQGSPKAVVYVYDIEKAEEVLHFEGCEHWARSLDWSPDGKLLAVGASDSSVRVLDPYTGEEKIGWRLKFDNRLMRRFAGIQGVKFIDAGRKLMFRSTVGFTEVYDLQLTKQQFARGPELSDADGAVRFWRHCE; the protein is encoded by the exons ATGGGGTATATGAACCAGCCAAAATTCATGGAACTCTACGCCTATGCCCTAGAGAGTGACTTCCAGATCCCAGACGGCGAGTCAGCGGCATGGGCTCCAGGACACCCTTTTCACTGGGGTCAAGAGCTTGATAAAATAATCCTTGGGGGAGTAGGGTCGTCTCTGTCCTTGAGTCCCGATGACCAGTTTCTTGCGGTCGGGGTAGGACAGAATATCCACGTCTATTCTACGTTCACGAGGGAGTACGTGGAGACCCTGACGGGACATTTAGATGAGGTGTCACGGGTGTTTTTCGCTTCAAGAATGATCGGATGCGGACTGTACACACTTGTCTCTTCTGCGGAGGGCTCGATCGTGATCTGGGAGCTTGATAGGGATGGGAAGAATGTGTctgcagagaaagagaacaaa AAAATGGTATATGTCACCCAGAACAACACCGCTCAGAACGAGATGCGCGACGCAGAAACTCTGCCTTGCGTGAACATCAGGAATATCGAGGCCAAAGAAAATCGGTATCGCCTTCTCGGGCATACCGACACGATTATGTGGGTAGCCACAAGCCCAAATTCAACGCTCGTTGCGTCCATCTCTTGGGATGGCACCGCTCGCATCTGGGATGCGGATGACGGCGACTGCTTGCAGGTCCTAGGGCCTTTTGGAGGACAAATGTG CCAAGGTAGTCCGAAGGCGGTTGTTTATGTCTACGATATAGAAAAGGCCGAGGAGGTTTTACATTTCGAGGGGTGTGAGCACTGGGCTCGCTCGCTAGATTGGAGCCCAGACGGTAAGCTGCTGGCGGTAGGAGCCAGCGACAGCAGCGTCCGTGTCTTGGACCCATATacgggagaagagaagataggTTGGAGGTTGAAATTCGACAACCGACTGATGAGGAGATTTGCGGGAATTCAAGGAGTCAAGTTCATCGACGCAGGGAGAAAGCTGATGTTTCGCTCTACTGTGGGATTTACCGAAGTATATGACTTACAACTAACGAAACAACAATTTGCCAGGGGACCTGAAT TGTCGGATGCCGATGGAGCCGTGAGGTTCTGGAGACATTGCGAGTaa
- a CDS encoding ABC1 family-domain-containing protein, which yields MRLFVGHFVLSFLLFSLNIGCASAGINTSCLKVVTALAARPGDLFAKFQEHICDQGCRPTVPHWDLWTRNNSFLPAVRSVTKRLEAPRHEEAMIKLGDDAADIIKRRCGPLLHGGDLCSDSETLAGFGNCFKTNFVRAAIMNLPTLLPMVSEEVCREQYEYLKTDRLWEEIIPNNMKEYASVCQTLGDGAPELDHGRPFVPPSPSELGKPAPAKTYDRSRKWLRRLVYLSLATGVVYAIDTQFYASSLTRTARTFTLGLIVALDYKINFRPNPLLASSINHLHTRNAERLSDLLRHNGGLYLKIGQAVAMQSAILPPEFQKMFSRMFDDAPQNDWKDVEKVIREDFGKSPEEVFGVSFTGDPTKGVMERKARASASVAQVHWARLADGREVAVKVQKREIAQQIQWDLWAFKVVTWVYSRVFDIPFYSLVPYVSERLFLETDFENEADNSEHMARLVAGESRLRNRVYIPKVYRELSSKRVMTAEWIEGVRLWDKDAITRSWRGGWHQGSPGCHGTPMDPPQSDSTSTKVSRNPNATQLKPERDHWRGWNGRGGLGLSLKEVMTTMIDLFSAQMFLWGILHCDPHPGNIFVRRKPSGQPELVLIDHGLYIHMDTDFRHQYARFWKSLLTFDNAAIRDIVKQWGVTNPDIFASVTLMRPYQGGDLSTQQHFEGLSKKDRAQRHYEAQQAARKGIRQILGDESKWPKELIFIGRNLRIVQANNQFLGSPVNRIKITGTWASRALVESPDLPLNEKIQNYGRHILFRLVLFTSDIYFYFTKIRQFLRLGGGMEDSLEAQMQSMAKDMGVDLQQNVFEG from the exons ATGCGCCTCTTCGTAGGCCACTTCGTGCTTTCGTTTCTACTCTTCTCCCTTAACATTGGTTGCGCCTCGGCCGGGATCAACACATCATGCTTGAAAGTCGTCACGGCGCTGGCCGCCCGCCCCGGGGATCTCTTTGCTAAATTCCAAGAGCACATCTGCGACCAAGGGTGTCGACCGACAGTTCCACATTGGGACCTCTGGACGAGAAACAACTCCTTCCTCCCCGCCGTGCGCAGCGTCACGAAACGCTTAGAGGCGCCGCGACATGAAGAGGCGATGATTAAACTGGGAGACGACGCGGCGGACATTATCAAGCGTCGTTGTGGTCCGCTACTGCATGGCGGCGATCTTTGTTCGGACTCGGAGACGTTGGCGGGCTTCGGAAATTGTTTCAAGACGAATTTCGTCCGGGCGGCGATAATGAATTTGCCGACATTGTTGCCTATGGTTAGTGAGGAGGTCTGTCGGGAGCAGTATGAATATCTTAAGACCGACAGGTTGTGGGAAGAGATTATCCCCAACAATATGAAGGAATATGCCAGCGTGTGCCAGACTCTGGGAGATGGAGCGCCGGAGCTTGACCATGGGAGA CCTTTCGTTCCGCCGTCCCCGAGCGAGCTAGGGAAACCCGCCCCCGCAAAGACCTATGATCGGTCCCGCAAATGGCTCCGACGCCTTGTCTATCTGTCGCTAGCCACCGGGGTGGTCTATGCAATTGATACCCAGTTCTACGCATCATCCCTGACGAGAACAGCCCGAACTTTCACCTTAGGTCTAATTGTGGCTCTGGACTATAAGATCAACTTCCGACCCAATCCTCTCCTAGCCAGCTCCATCAACCATTTACACACTCGCAACGCCGAGAGACTGTCGGATTTGCTGCGGCATAATGGAGGCCTCTACCTCAAGATCGGTCAGGCAGTCGCCATGCAGTCCGCCATTCTGCCGCCCGAGTTCCAGAAAATGTTCTCGCGTATGTTCGACGATGCCCCGCAGAACGACTGGAAGGATGTGGAGAAGGTCATCCGCGAGGATTTTGGCAAGTCGCCGGAGGAAGTCTTTGGCGTGTCGTTCACAGGCGATCCCACCAAAGGTGTCATGGAGCGCAAGGCCAGAGCCAGTGCCAGTGTAGCGCAGGTTCATTGGGCTCGCTTGGCCGACGGAAGAGAGGTTGCAGTGAAGGTCCAGAAGAGGGAAATTGCGCAGCAGATCCAATGGGATTTATGGGCGTTCAA GGTCGTGACCTGGGTCTACAGCCGTGTGTTCGATATCCCGTTTTACTCTTTGGTCCCCTATGTCAGCGAGCGCTTATTCCTGGAGACGGACTTCGAGAATGAAGCCGATAACTCGGAGCACATGGCCAGACTCGTTGCAGGCGAGTCACGCCTCCGAAATCGTGTGTACATTCCCAAGGTCTATCGTGAACTGAGCTCCAAGCGGGTCATGACCGCGGAATGGATCGAGGGCGTCCGCCTCTGGGATAAAGATGCTATCACACGCTCCTGGCGCGGTGGCTGGCATCAGGGTAGCCCAGGATGCCACGGGACTCCAATGGACCCCCCACAGTCCGACAGCACATCCACCAAGGTCTCTCGCAACCCGAACGCAACCCAGCTCAAACCGGAGCGGGATCACTGGCGTGGATGGAACGGCCGCGGCGGACTCGGCCTCTCCCTGAAAGAGGTGATGACCACCATGATCGACCTGTTCTCAGCCCAGATGTTCCTCTGGGGCATCCTACACTGTGACCCGCACCCGGGCAATATCTTCGTCCGTCGCAAACCCTCGGGTCAACCAGAACTCGTCCTAATCGACCACGGCCTCTACATTCACATGGACACAGATTTCCGACACCAATACGCCCGCTTTTGGAAGTCACTTCTCACCTTCGACAACGCCGCCATCCGCGACATCGTCAAACAATGGGGCGTCACGAACCCCGACATCTTCGCCTCGGTCACCCTCATGCGCCCCTACCAAGGCGGCGACCTCTCCACCCAACAACACTTCGAAGGCCTCTCCAAGAAGGACCGCGCCCAGCGCCACTACGAAGCCCAACAAGCCGCCCGCAAAGGAATCCGCCAGATCCTCGGCGACGAAAGCAAATGGCCCAAGGagctcatcttcatcggcCGGAACCTGCGCATCGTCCAAGCCAACAACCAATTCCTCGGCTCCCCCGTCAACCGCATCAAGATCACAGGCACCTGGGCGTCCCGCGCCCTCGTCGAGTCTCCCGATCTCCCCCTCAACGAGAAAATCCAGAACTACGGCCGCCACATCCTCTTCCGGCTCGTGCTCTTCACCAGCGACATTTACTTCTATTTCACGAAGATTAGACAGTTCCTGAGACTCGGGGGCGGAATGGAGGATTCGCTGGAGGCGCAGATGCAGAGTATGGCTAAGGATATGGGGGTTGATTTGCAGCAGAATGTGTTTGAGGGATAG
- a CDS encoding t-SNARE produces MTGPSIQDRTGEFHAILGQAQKRVATNKVGSQRQALLSDSQRRQANGSANGGAQPGRRSEFARRAVEIGRGITATTAKLQRLAELAKRKTLFDDKPVEISELTYVIKQDLASLNQQIASLQALTLSQHPKSNRSKADQEGEHNDNVVVMLQGKLADVGANFKEVLEVRTKNIQASRSRTENFVSSVSSKSQAALDTQRSDSPLYTSGRRTPQPGGSSDLLTLEPSNPSPLGRPSMHSDQQLLVMEEAQTSNSYIQARGEAIDAIERTINELGGIFGQLAQMVSEQSEMIQRIDANTEDVVDNVQGAQRELMKYWTRVSGNRWLIAKMFGVLMIFFLLWVLISG; encoded by the exons ATGACTGGCCCATCGATTCAGGATCGCACTGGCGAGTTCCACGCCATCCTGGGACAAGCCCAGAAACGGGTGGCCACCAATAAAGTTGGGTCCCAGCGGCAGGCACTTCTATCGGATTCACAAAGGAGACAAGCCAATGGGTCTGCGAACGGAGGCGCGCAACCCGGCAGGAGATCCGAGTTTGCCAGGAGGGCTGTTGAGATTGGACGGGGTATCACTGCGACGACGGCCAAGTTGCAGAGGCTGGCTGAAC TGGCCAAACGAAAGACCCTTTTCGATGACAAGCCGGTAGAGATCTCGGAATTGACATATGTCATCAAGCAAGATCTCGCTTCCTTGAACCAACAGATCGCTTCCTTACAAGCGCTTACACTCTCCCAACATCCGAAATCGAACCGGTCGAAGGCGGACCAGGAAGGAGAGCATAATGATAAT GTCGTGGTTATGCTGCAAGGTAAATTGGCGGATGTCGGAGCAAACTTTAAAGAAGTCCTCGAGGTTCGAACGAAGAACATCCAAGCGTCGCGCTCTAGGACAGAGAACTTTGTTTCGTCGGTATCCTCGAAATCGCAGGCGGCCTTAGACACGCAACGGTCGGACTCTCCGCTGTACACCTCCGGCAGGAGGACTCCTCAACCGGGAGGCTCTTCCGACCTGTTGACTCTGGAACCCTCGAATCCTTCGCCCCTCGGACGGCCGTCTATGCATTCCGACCAACAATTGCTGGTAATGGAAGAGGCGCAAACGAGTAACTCTTATATCCAAGCACGCGGTGAAGCAATTGACGCGATCGAACGTACAATCAATGAACTGGGCGGTATCTTCGGCCAACTGGCGCAGATGGTCAGCGAGCAGTCCGAGATGATCCAACGGATAGATGCCAACACTGAGGATGTAGTGGATAACGTCCAAGGCGCACAGCGCGAACTAATGAAATACTGGACCCGAGTATCTGGGAATCGATGGCTGATTGCGAAGATGTTCGGAGTCTTAATG attttcttccttctctggGTATTGATATCAGGATAG